Proteins co-encoded in one Spirosoma endbachense genomic window:
- the ggt gene encoding gamma-glutamyltransferase, with product MKKNSIYYPSLILFALAVASCKTQAPSTTSSSKIEQSQGVYQYRDEDPTVKPFFSDRQGVIGRNGMVASAHPEASQVGLAILQAGGNAVDAAVAIQFALAVVYPGAGNIGGGGFMVYRDNAGKAYTLDYREKAPGKASQNMYLDSLGNVRQGLSISGHLASGVPGSVDGMAEAHKRFGKLPWSQVIQPAVDLAEKGFALTERDALGLNRIKPDLNTINPGKTYFLKSTVPTDTVTWHKGDVFVQADLAKTLQRIQGQGRAGFYEGETARLIAEEMQRGKGLITEEDLKNYHSAWRDPIQAKYKNYNVITMPPTSSGGVALVQLMRFTEPYPLRKWGWNRDSTVQVMIEAERRVYADRAKFLGDPDFVKVPVDKLMSPDYLSTRWTDFSFAKASDSKTVKGGMIPGYESLETTHFSIVDKEGSAVSITTTLNGGYGSRVVIGGAGFFMNNEMDDFSVKPGVPNMFGLIGNQANAIAPNKRMLSSMTPTILEKDGKLFMVVGTPGGSTIITSVYQTILNVIEHGMTMQQAVNALKFHHQWLPDKTTFENGAFSDATVQALQSRGYILEKLTNTLGRMDCVLIRPDGSYEGASDPRADNTARGY from the coding sequence ATGAAAAAAAATAGTATTTATTATCCTTCCCTAATACTGTTTGCCCTTGCTGTTGCTTCCTGCAAAACCCAGGCTCCATCTACTACGTCCAGTTCAAAAATAGAGCAGAGCCAGGGAGTTTATCAATACCGCGACGAAGACCCAACCGTAAAGCCATTTTTCTCGGATCGGCAAGGTGTTATTGGGCGGAATGGTATGGTTGCCTCCGCACATCCCGAAGCCTCTCAGGTAGGTCTGGCTATTCTGCAAGCGGGCGGTAATGCGGTCGATGCTGCTGTGGCGATTCAGTTTGCCCTGGCTGTCGTATATCCCGGAGCAGGCAATATTGGGGGGGGAGGATTTATGGTGTATCGGGATAACGCAGGAAAAGCGTATACGCTCGATTATCGCGAAAAAGCTCCTGGTAAGGCCAGTCAGAACATGTACCTCGATTCGCTTGGCAATGTTCGGCAGGGACTAAGCATAAGTGGCCATCTGGCAAGTGGCGTACCCGGATCGGTAGACGGTATGGCCGAGGCTCACAAACGGTTCGGCAAATTACCCTGGAGCCAGGTAATACAGCCTGCTGTTGATCTGGCCGAAAAAGGCTTTGCGCTCACCGAACGGGATGCATTAGGTTTAAACCGAATCAAACCGGATCTGAATACGATAAATCCTGGCAAAACATACTTCCTGAAAAGCACAGTGCCAACAGACACGGTCACCTGGCATAAAGGAGATGTATTTGTTCAAGCCGATCTGGCTAAAACGCTGCAACGGATTCAGGGGCAGGGGCGGGCCGGATTCTACGAGGGCGAGACAGCGCGGCTGATTGCCGAAGAAATGCAGCGCGGGAAAGGCCTGATTACTGAAGAGGACCTTAAAAATTATCATTCCGCCTGGCGCGACCCGATTCAGGCGAAATACAAAAACTACAACGTTATCACGATGCCACCGACTTCCAGTGGGGGTGTAGCGCTCGTGCAACTGATGCGTTTTACAGAACCCTATCCGTTGCGTAAATGGGGCTGGAATCGTGATTCAACGGTGCAGGTCATGATTGAGGCTGAACGTCGCGTATATGCCGACCGGGCCAAGTTTTTAGGTGACCCCGATTTTGTGAAAGTGCCGGTTGACAAGCTAATGAGTCCGGATTATCTCAGCACGCGCTGGACTGATTTCTCGTTTGCTAAAGCAAGCGATAGTAAAACCGTAAAAGGGGGCATGATTCCCGGCTACGAAAGTCTCGAAACAACTCACTTTTCGATCGTCGACAAAGAGGGCAGTGCCGTCAGTATTACCACAACGCTCAATGGTGGTTATGGAAGCCGGGTTGTTATCGGTGGAGCTGGTTTCTTCATGAATAACGAGATGGACGATTTCAGTGTTAAACCAGGCGTTCCGAATATGTTCGGATTGATTGGCAATCAGGCGAATGCCATTGCGCCCAACAAACGAATGCTTTCGTCCATGACACCAACTATTCTGGAAAAAGATGGTAAGCTATTTATGGTGGTAGGAACACCGGGCGGATCAACCATCATAACCTCGGTTTACCAGACTATTCTGAACGTAATCGAGCACGGAATGACAATGCAACAGGCCGTCAATGCGTTGAAATTCCACCATCAGTGGCTTCCCGATAAGACTACATTTGAGAATGGGGCTTTCTCCGATGCTACCGTTCAGGCCCTGCAAAGTCGTGGCTATATACTCGAAAAACTGACGAACACCCTTGGTCGAATGGATTGTGTACTGATTCGTCCCGATGGTTCGTATGAAGGTGCATCGGACCCACGAGCCGATAATACCGCAAGAGGATATTAA